The following are encoded together in the Planctomycetota bacterium genome:
- a CDS encoding pyridoxal-phosphate dependent enzyme, which translates to MKPSTASPERTFAPVFGGILEMIGNTPLLELKKMECGPCRLFVKMENMNPGGSIKDRIAVTMIEAAEASGQLKPGGTIIEATAGNTGLALALVASQKGYKLVVVVPDKMSDEKISHLRAMGAEVIMTRSDVAKGHPEYYQDMAARIAKERPNHFYINQFYNPANPLAHIEHTGPEIWNQMEGDIDAFVAGVGSGGTVSGVGRYLKSKNPKLQMVLADPVGSILEPLVTSGRMVEAGSWLVEGIGEDFVPGILDIKLIDKAYAVSDADAFLTARELLKKEGVLAGSSVGTLLTAALRFCREQTKPLRVVTLICDTGAKYLSKMFSDSWMIDNGFIQRKTYGDLRDLISRRHLDREDYVLSPQTPVQQAIKRMHMYGVSQLAVLDAADRVVGILDESDVLLALVKGADVARRPVSDYMTSRLETISPKSSVNDLLPIFRADRVAIIADDDHFYGIITRIDLIQYLRKQLP; encoded by the coding sequence ATGAAGCCCTCCACCGCCAGCCCAGAGCGAACGTTTGCCCCGGTTTTTGGCGGCATTCTGGAGATGATCGGCAACACGCCGCTGCTGGAACTGAAGAAGATGGAGTGCGGCCCATGCCGGCTCTTCGTGAAGATGGAGAACATGAATCCGGGCGGTTCGATCAAGGACCGGATCGCGGTCACCATGATCGAGGCCGCGGAAGCCTCAGGCCAGCTCAAGCCCGGCGGCACGATCATCGAGGCGACCGCCGGCAACACCGGGCTGGCCCTCGCCCTGGTCGCCTCGCAGAAGGGCTACAAGCTGGTGGTGGTGGTGCCGGACAAGATGAGCGACGAGAAGATCAGCCATCTTCGCGCCATGGGCGCCGAAGTGATCATGACTCGCTCCGATGTCGCCAAGGGTCACCCCGAGTACTACCAGGACATGGCGGCGCGCATCGCCAAGGAGCGGCCCAACCATTTCTACATCAATCAGTTCTACAACCCGGCCAATCCGCTGGCCCACATCGAGCACACCGGGCCGGAGATCTGGAATCAGATGGAGGGCGACATCGACGCGTTCGTGGCGGGCGTGGGCTCCGGCGGAACCGTCTCCGGCGTGGGCCGCTATCTCAAGTCGAAGAATCCCAAGCTGCAGATGGTGCTGGCCGATCCGGTCGGCTCCATCCTCGAGCCGCTGGTCACCAGCGGTCGCATGGTCGAGGCGGGTTCCTGGCTGGTCGAAGGCATCGGAGAGGATTTCGTTCCGGGCATTCTGGACATCAAATTGATCGACAAGGCCTACGCCGTCAGCGACGCGGACGCCTTTCTCACCGCCCGCGAACTGCTGAAAAAAGAGGGCGTTCTGGCCGGCTCCAGCGTGGGCACGCTGCTGACTGCGGCGCTGCGCTTCTGCCGCGAGCAGACCAAGCCGCTGCGCGTGGTGACGCTGATCTGCGACACCGGCGCCAAGTACCTGAGCAAGATGTTCTCCGACTCGTGGATGATCGACAACGGGTTCATCCAGCGCAAGACCTACGGCGACCTGCGCGACCTGATCTCGCGGCGCCATCTGGACCGCGAGGACTATGTGCTGAGTCCGCAGACGCCGGTGCAGCAGGCCATCAAGCGCATGCACATGTATGGTGTGAGCCAGCTGGCCGTTCTGGACGCGGCGGACCGCGTGGTCGGCATTCTCGACGAGAGCGACGTGCTGCTGGCGCTGGTCAAGGGCGCCGACGTCGCCCGCAGACCCGTCAGCGACTACATGACTAGCCGGCTGGAGACGATCTCGCCCAAGTCCTCGGTGAATGACCTGCTGCCGATCTTCCGCGCCGACCGCGTGGCGATCATCGCCGACGACGACCACTTCTACGGCATCATCACCCGCATCGACCTGATCCAGTACCTGCGCAAGCAGCTCCCCTGA
- the nrdR gene encoding transcriptional regulator NrdR: MRCPFCSVDNDKVIDSRPGEDGDTIRRRRECLGCAKRFTTYERYERTARLVVVKRDGSRVPYEVEKLSRGLHAACGKRPIREEDKERLCREVEEEIHRDFDREVESSVIGQRLASKLRELDPIAYIRFVSEHFGFGSIAEFAAEMASLQSRPRPVANEIDLFPVAKPKAERA, from the coding sequence GTGCGATGTCCCTTCTGTTCCGTCGACAATGACAAGGTGATCGACAGCCGCCCCGGGGAGGATGGCGACACCATCCGCCGCCGCCGCGAATGCCTTGGCTGCGCCAAGCGCTTCACGACCTACGAGCGCTACGAGCGCACCGCCCGCCTGGTGGTGGTCAAGCGCGACGGCAGCCGTGTGCCCTACGAAGTCGAGAAGCTCAGCCGCGGCCTGCACGCCGCCTGCGGCAAGCGCCCCATTCGCGAGGAGGACAAGGAGCGCCTCTGCCGTGAGGTGGAGGAGGAAATCCACCGCGACTTTGACCGCGAGGTCGAGAGCTCGGTGATCGGGCAGCGCCTGGCCAGCAAGCTGCGCGAGCTTGATCCCATCGCCTACATCCGCTTCGTGAGCGAGCACTTCGGCTTCGGCTCCATCGCCGAGTTTGCCGCCGAGATGGCCTCGCTGCAGTCGCGTCCGCGCCCCGTGGCCAACGAGATCGATCTCTTCCCCGTCGCCAAGCCGAAAGCGGAGCGAGCCTGA
- a CDS encoding class I SAM-dependent methyltransferase — protein sequence MSKPPGKIKKDAKSAAGRNAQPDQWTLETFEGHPELRKAGDKPGTGVTADWKSLRLPDGAASLRNQPLGRAVGKDIRTAVDTTAGLGYDTYAMALLGIEVWAYERDAKVFALLESQYSQAQKDPALVRAAAKIHIKHGNAIKLLPKMGERPDLILLDPMFGGERGAAKPSKAMQALAAVAGSDNDSDELFEIAMACAEKRVIVKRSRLAPPLAGRAPDWQIKGKLLRFDVYRRGAE from the coding sequence ATGTCCAAACCGCCCGGAAAGATCAAGAAGGACGCGAAGTCGGCGGCGGGGCGCAACGCGCAGCCGGACCAGTGGACTCTGGAAACGTTCGAGGGTCATCCGGAATTGCGCAAGGCGGGCGACAAGCCTGGAACGGGCGTGACCGCGGATTGGAAATCGCTGCGCCTTCCCGATGGAGCCGCCTCATTGCGCAACCAGCCGCTGGGCCGTGCGGTCGGCAAGGACATTCGCACCGCGGTCGACACCACCGCGGGCCTGGGCTACGACACCTACGCGATGGCGCTGCTGGGCATCGAGGTCTGGGCGTATGAGCGCGATGCGAAGGTGTTCGCCCTTCTTGAAAGTCAATACTCGCAAGCCCAAAAGGATCCAGCCCTGGTCAGGGCGGCGGCAAAAATCCACATCAAACATGGGAATGCGATCAAACTCCTTCCGAAGATGGGGGAACGACCCGACTTGATCCTGCTCGATCCGATGTTTGGCGGGGAGCGCGGCGCGGCGAAGCCATCCAAGGCGATGCAGGCACTCGCGGCCGTGGCGGGATCCGACAATGACTCGGATGAGCTCTTCGAGATTGCGATGGCGTGCGCGGAGAAGCGGGTCATCGTCAAGCGATCTCGACTGGCGCCGCCGCTGGCCGGCCGCGCGCCGGACTGGCAGATCAAGGGAAAACTCCTGCGTTTTGACGTCTACCGCCGCGGCGCGGAGTGA
- the thrS gene encoding threonine--tRNA ligase, whose translation MPVITLPDGTKKSYDAPVTAAQVAADIGPGLAKAALGAKIDGTLCDLATKIERDVQLAIVTAKKRDGSIDADALYLLRHSAAHIMAEAITNLYPGVQLVYGPPVEQGFYYDMAFPSGKIPSTDDFAKIEQEMARIVAEDRPFTRYEMGADQGLVKVRSEGSKYKIDNAQRACDAGGATLSWYATGAPGKNWEDLCRGPHVPTTGRVAAYKVTSLASSYWHGDEKSDRLTRVYGTAFASKAELETHMKQIEEAKQRDHRVLGKQLRLFHIDEMVGQGLVLWTPNGAVIRQELQNFIGEALRRQGYTQVFTPQIGKLELYRTSGHFPYYRESQYPPIVDHDTMSALAKEGCSCAELANRLEKGEVEGYLLRPMNCPHHIRIYASEPRSWRDLPVRLCEFGTVYRWEQSGEIGGLTRVRGFTQDDAHLFCREDQVAHELQGCLELVKLIFNTLGMKDFRVRVGLRDPDSSKYIGEAADWDKAEQACRDAAKSLGVAFTEEKGEAAFYGAKIDFIVRDVIGRSWQLGTVQVDYNLPLRFDLSYQGADNKLHRPIMIHRAPFGSFERFIGVLIEHFAGAFPLWLSPEQVRVLPISEKSEEYGRELHRALQQAGLRSTLDSSSERIQNRIRIGSEQKIPVLAIVGPRDAERRVVSVRLLGKAENAGEMPFDDFVSALARDYQSRASEPLAGRISPSVK comes from the coding sequence ATGCCCGTCATCACCCTGCCCGACGGAACTAAGAAAAGTTACGACGCCCCGGTGACCGCGGCGCAGGTGGCCGCCGACATCGGCCCCGGCCTGGCCAAGGCGGCGCTGGGCGCCAAGATCGACGGAACGCTCTGCGATCTCGCCACCAAGATCGAGCGCGATGTGCAGCTGGCCATCGTCACCGCCAAGAAGCGCGACGGCTCCATCGACGCCGACGCGCTCTATCTGCTGCGACACTCGGCGGCTCACATCATGGCGGAGGCGATCACCAACCTCTACCCGGGCGTGCAACTGGTATACGGGCCGCCCGTCGAGCAGGGCTTCTACTACGACATGGCCTTTCCGTCGGGAAAGATTCCCAGCACTGACGACTTCGCCAAGATCGAGCAGGAAATGGCCCGCATTGTCGCGGAGGATCGCCCCTTCACCCGCTATGAAATGGGCGCCGACCAGGGCCTGGTGAAAGTCAGGAGTGAAGGCAGCAAGTACAAGATCGACAACGCCCAGCGCGCCTGCGACGCGGGCGGCGCGACGCTGAGCTGGTACGCCACCGGAGCGCCGGGAAAGAACTGGGAAGATCTCTGCCGCGGTCCGCATGTTCCGACCACCGGGCGCGTCGCCGCCTACAAAGTGACCTCGCTGGCCAGCAGTTACTGGCATGGCGACGAGAAGAGCGACCGTCTCACCCGCGTCTACGGAACCGCGTTCGCGTCCAAGGCCGAGCTCGAGACGCACATGAAGCAGATCGAGGAGGCCAAGCAGCGCGACCACCGCGTGCTGGGCAAGCAGCTGCGTCTCTTCCACATCGACGAGATGGTCGGCCAGGGACTCGTGCTCTGGACTCCCAATGGCGCCGTCATCCGACAGGAACTTCAGAACTTCATCGGCGAGGCCTTGCGTCGCCAGGGCTACACCCAGGTCTTCACGCCGCAGATCGGCAAGCTTGAGCTCTACCGCACCAGCGGCCACTTCCCCTACTACCGCGAGAGCCAGTATCCCCCCATCGTCGACCATGACACCATGAGCGCGCTGGCCAAGGAAGGCTGCAGTTGTGCCGAACTGGCCAACCGCCTGGAGAAGGGCGAGGTCGAGGGCTATCTGCTGCGGCCGATGAACTGCCCGCACCACATCCGCATCTACGCCAGCGAGCCACGCTCCTGGCGGGATCTGCCCGTGCGTCTCTGCGAATTCGGCACGGTCTACCGATGGGAGCAGTCCGGCGAAATCGGCGGCCTGACCCGCGTCCGCGGCTTCACCCAGGATGACGCCCACTTGTTTTGCCGCGAGGATCAAGTCGCGCACGAACTGCAGGGATGCCTTGAGCTGGTCAAGCTCATTTTCAACACGCTGGGCATGAAGGACTTTCGCGTGCGCGTGGGCCTGCGCGATCCCGACTCCAGCAAGTACATTGGCGAAGCTGCCGACTGGGACAAGGCCGAGCAGGCCTGCCGGGACGCCGCCAAGAGCCTGGGTGTGGCGTTCACCGAGGAGAAGGGCGAAGCCGCCTTCTACGGGGCCAAGATCGACTTCATCGTGCGCGACGTCATCGGCCGCTCATGGCAACTGGGAACGGTGCAGGTGGACTACAACCTGCCGCTTCGATTCGACCTTTCCTACCAGGGCGCCGACAACAAACTGCACCGGCCGATCATGATCCACCGCGCGCCTTTTGGAAGCTTCGAGCGTTTCATCGGCGTCCTCATCGAGCACTTCGCGGGCGCGTTCCCGCTCTGGCTCAGCCCGGAGCAGGTGCGCGTGCTACCCATCAGCGAGAAGAGCGAGGAGTATGGCCGCGAGCTGCACCGCGCCCTGCAGCAGGCAGGGTTGCGCAGCACCCTGGACTCCAGCTCCGAACGGATCCAGAACCGGATCCGCATCGGATCCGAACAGAAGATTCCAGTGCTGGCGATCGTGGGTCCGCGCGACGCCGAGCGCCGCGTGGTCAGCGTCCGGCTGCTTGGAAAGGCGGAAAACGCTGGAGAAATGCCCTTTGACGACTTTGTTTCGGCATTGGCCCGGGATTACCAGAGCCGCGCGAGCGAGCCCCTGGCCGGACGGATCTCCCCATCGGTGAAATGA
- a CDS encoding PLP-dependent aspartate aminotransferase family protein: MAHESLNLESRCVHGGQHPDPITGAVMPAITTSSTFAQESPGVHKGFEYSRSHNATRFAFERCIANLESSGLSEAQERTCGGFAFASGLASIGTCLELLDTGASVVCMDDVYGGTYRLLSKVRQRSAGLNPVFADLTNPAHFEAAIKKSKPGMVWVETPSNPTLKVVDLAAIAAIAKKSGIISVCDNTFATPMLQRPLELGFDIVMHSVTKYLGGHSDVVGGALVTNRADLAEKLRFLQNAIGGVMGPFDAYLALRGVKTLAVRMQRHCESALAIAQWLEKHPKVERVVYPGLASHPQHAIARKQMQHGGKPAFGGMITIFIKGGLAESRRFLEKVTLFALAESLGGVESLIENPAIMTHASVPPENRKALGISDNLVRISVGIEHPQDLMGDLEKALSHV, encoded by the coding sequence ATGGCTCATGAATCCCTCAATCTGGAAAGCCGCTGCGTGCATGGCGGGCAGCATCCCGATCCCATCACGGGGGCGGTCATGCCGGCGATCACCACGTCGAGCACTTTCGCTCAGGAGAGCCCCGGCGTGCACAAGGGCTTCGAATATTCGCGCAGCCACAACGCCACGCGCTTCGCCTTCGAGCGATGCATTGCCAACCTGGAGTCCAGCGGGCTCTCCGAAGCCCAGGAGCGCACCTGCGGCGGCTTCGCCTTCGCCAGCGGCCTGGCCTCGATCGGCACCTGTCTGGAACTGCTGGACACCGGCGCGTCGGTGGTGTGCATGGACGACGTCTACGGCGGCACCTACCGCCTGCTTTCGAAGGTGCGCCAGCGCAGCGCCGGTCTGAATCCGGTCTTCGCCGACCTCACCAATCCCGCCCACTTCGAGGCGGCGATCAAGAAGAGCAAGCCGGGCATGGTGTGGGTGGAGACGCCGAGCAATCCCACGCTGAAGGTGGTCGACCTCGCCGCCATCGCGGCCATCGCGAAGAAGAGCGGCATCATCAGCGTCTGCGACAACACCTTCGCCACGCCCATGCTGCAGCGACCGCTGGAATTAGGATTCGACATCGTGATGCACTCCGTCACCAAGTACCTGGGCGGGCACAGCGACGTGGTGGGCGGCGCGCTGGTGACCAACCGGGCAGATCTCGCCGAGAAACTGCGATTTTTGCAGAACGCCATCGGCGGCGTCATGGGTCCCTTCGACGCCTACCTGGCGTTGCGCGGCGTGAAGACGCTCGCGGTGCGCATGCAGCGACACTGCGAGAGCGCGCTCGCGATCGCGCAGTGGCTGGAGAAGCATCCCAAGGTGGAGCGCGTCGTCTACCCGGGCCTCGCCTCCCACCCGCAGCACGCGATCGCCAGGAAGCAGATGCAGCATGGCGGGAAGCCCGCCTTCGGCGGCATGATCACCATCTTCATCAAGGGCGGTCTGGCGGAAAGCCGCCGCTTCCTGGAGAAGGTCACCCTCTTCGCCCTGGCGGAAAGCCTGGGCGGCGTCGAAAGCCTGATCGAGAACCCGGCCATCATGACTCACGCCAGCGTGCCGCCGGAGAATCGCAAGGCTCTTGGCATCTCAGACAATTTGGTGCGCATCAGCGTGGGCATTGAGCATCCGCAGGATCTGATGGGCGATCTTGAGAAGGCCCTCTCCCATGTGTAG
- the pyrH gene encoding UMP kinase: MSQHFQRVVLKLSGESFAQEGQLGIAADQLALIAEEIAQAYRAVPGLKLAIVVGGGNIVRGARLAEKGRIAQATADYMGMMGTIINGLALREALESTGVASRLMTALEVKSVAEPFIRARALRHMEKGRVIILAAGTGNPFFTTDTCASLRGVELQAQMLLKATKVDGVYTADPKKDPKAVKLEQIKFSDAIAKRLAVMDLTAMTMCMEHSLPIRVFNFHEKGNVKRAMCGEAIGTLVSV, translated from the coding sequence GTGAGCCAGCACTTTCAACGCGTTGTTCTCAAGCTCAGCGGCGAGAGCTTCGCCCAGGAGGGCCAGCTGGGCATCGCAGCCGACCAATTGGCGCTGATCGCCGAGGAAATCGCCCAGGCCTATCGCGCCGTGCCCGGCCTGAAGCTGGCCATCGTGGTAGGCGGCGGCAACATCGTGCGCGGAGCACGTCTGGCCGAGAAAGGCCGCATCGCCCAGGCCACTGCTGATTACATGGGCATGATGGGGACGATCATCAACGGGCTCGCACTGCGCGAGGCGCTCGAATCGACGGGCGTGGCCAGCCGCCTGATGACGGCGCTGGAAGTGAAGTCGGTTGCCGAGCCTTTCATCAGAGCCCGCGCGCTGCGGCACATGGAAAAGGGCCGCGTGATCATCCTTGCGGCGGGCACCGGCAACCCATTCTTCACAACAGATACCTGCGCGAGTCTGCGCGGTGTGGAACTGCAGGCGCAGATGCTGCTGAAGGCGACCAAGGTCGACGGCGTCTACACCGCCGATCCGAAGAAGGATCCCAAGGCGGTCAAGCTGGAGCAGATCAAGTTCTCCGATGCCATCGCCAAGCGGCTCGCCGTGATGGACCTCACTGCGATGACCATGTGCATGGAGCATTCGCTGCCGATCCGCGTCTTCAACTTCCATGAAAAGGGCAACGTGAAGCGGGCCATGTGCGGCGAGGCGATTGGAACGCTCGTCTCCGTCTGA
- the frr gene encoding ribosome recycling factor produces the protein MDLDTIMLECEDRMEKSVEHLQKELRGMRTGRATTAMLEYIKVDYYGSLTDLRELAAISVPEPAQLLVKPFDPGAKSEIVKAIEKAGLGLNPQTEGAQIRIMVPSPSSDRRKQLSAQAKKLSEDTKVAIRNERRDANKRIDTLLADKKSGLTEDAAERAQKDVDEATKKQTAKVDEIVTKKVSEIEET, from the coding sequence GTGGATCTCGACACCATTATGCTTGAATGCGAAGACCGGATGGAGAAGAGCGTGGAGCATCTCCAGAAGGAGCTGCGCGGCATGCGCACCGGCCGCGCCACCACTGCCATGCTCGAGTACATCAAGGTGGACTATTACGGATCGCTGACCGACCTGCGCGAACTGGCTGCGATCAGCGTGCCCGAGCCGGCACAGCTGCTGGTGAAGCCCTTCGATCCCGGGGCCAAGAGCGAGATCGTGAAGGCAATCGAGAAGGCGGGCCTGGGCCTCAATCCCCAGACCGAGGGCGCCCAGATCCGGATCATGGTGCCCTCCCCCAGCTCAGATCGGCGCAAGCAGCTCTCGGCTCAGGCGAAGAAACTTTCGGAGGACACCAAGGTCGCCATCCGCAACGAGCGCCGCGACGCCAACAAGCGCATCGACACCCTGCTGGCCGACAAGAAATCCGGCCTGACCGAGGACGCTGCCGAGCGCGCCCAGAAGGACGTGGACGAAGCCACCAAGAAGCAGACCGCGAAGGTGGACGAGATCGTGACTAAGAAAGTCTCCGAGATCGAGGAGACTTGA